In the genome of Phormidium ambiguum IAM M-71, one region contains:
- a CDS encoding SDR family oxidoreductase → MSLLIVGATGTLGRQIARRALDEGHQVRCLVRSSKRAAFLKEWGAQLVPGDLCDPASLPPALEGVTAIIDAATARPTDSLSIRQVDWQGKVALIQAAKAAGVERFIFFSILDAEKYPQVPLMEIKRCTELFLAESGLNYTILRPCGFMQGLIGQYAVPILDKQAVWVTQQSAPVAYMDTQDIAKFAVRALSIPETEKATFPIVGTKAWTSEEIIRLCERLSGQEAKVTRLPMNLLRTARRVARFFQWGWNLADRLAFAEVLATDKPLNASMETVYPVFGLNPEETTTLEAYLQDYFSRILKKLKELDYEAAKTKNQKKKTSLRF, encoded by the coding sequence ATGAGCTTATTAATCGTCGGTGCCACAGGCACCTTGGGAAGGCAGATAGCCCGTCGCGCCCTAGATGAAGGACACCAAGTTCGCTGTTTAGTCAGAAGTTCTAAAAGAGCAGCTTTTTTAAAAGAATGGGGCGCACAATTAGTACCTGGTGACTTGTGTGACCCGGCAAGCTTACCCCCAGCTTTAGAAGGCGTAACCGCAATTATTGATGCTGCTACAGCACGTCCCACAGACTCCCTAAGCATCAGACAAGTAGACTGGCAAGGTAAAGTAGCATTAATTCAAGCTGCTAAAGCTGCTGGAGTAGAGCGTTTTATCTTCTTTTCCATCTTAGACGCAGAGAAATATCCTCAAGTCCCACTCATGGAAATTAAACGCTGCACAGAACTATTTTTGGCAGAATCAGGTTTAAACTACACCATTCTCCGTCCCTGTGGTTTTATGCAGGGATTAATCGGTCAATATGCAGTTCCCATATTAGATAAACAAGCAGTTTGGGTAACTCAGCAAAGCGCCCCCGTCGCTTACATGGATACCCAAGATATAGCTAAATTTGCCGTTCGCGCCCTGTCTATTCCCGAAACAGAAAAAGCTACCTTTCCTATTGTAGGAACCAAAGCTTGGACATCAGAAGAAATCATTCGCTTATGTGAACGCTTATCTGGACAAGAAGCTAAAGTTACTCGCCTACCCATGAACTTACTCCGTACTGCCCGTCGTGTCGCACGGTTTTTCCAATGGGGATGGAATTTAGCAGATAGATTAGCTTTTGCCGAAGTTTTAGCGACAGATAAGCCATTAAATGCTTCAATGGAAACAGTTTATCCTGTTTTTGGCTTGAATCCAGAAGAAACAACTACTCTGGAAGCTTACTTGCAAGATTACTTTAGTCGAATTTTGAAGAAGCTCAAAGAGTTAGACTACGAAGCAGCTAAAACTAAAAATCAAAAGAAAAAAACGTCCTTAAGATTTTAG
- a CDS encoding NAD(+) kinase — MPKAGIIYNDVKPVACRVAGELRDQLKAVGWNVVMTTGAGGILGYASPESPVCHTPIDFLKPPGFDKDMSFAIVLGGDGTVLSATRQVASLGIPLLTVNTGHMGFLTEAYLNQLPLAMEKVITGDYQVEERTMIAVRVFRDNALLWEALCLNEMVIHREPLTSMCHFEIKVGKHALVDVAADGVIISTPTGSTAYALSAGGPVITPDVEVLQLVPICPHSMASRALVFANTEPVTIFPVNLERLVMVVDGNAGCYVLPTDHVQVEKSHYRARFIRLQSPEFFRILREKLGWGLPHVAKPTSVELP, encoded by the coding sequence GTGCCCAAAGCTGGGATTATTTATAACGATGTTAAACCTGTAGCTTGTCGTGTTGCTGGCGAATTAAGAGACCAGCTAAAAGCTGTTGGATGGAATGTTGTCATGACTACAGGTGCAGGTGGTATTCTTGGCTATGCTAGTCCCGAAAGCCCAGTTTGCCACACACCTATTGACTTTTTAAAACCTCCGGGATTCGACAAAGATATGTCTTTTGCCATAGTCTTAGGAGGAGATGGCACTGTTCTATCAGCAACTCGTCAAGTGGCATCCCTTGGTATTCCTCTCTTGACAGTGAACACTGGTCACATGGGATTTCTGACCGAGGCATACCTGAATCAATTGCCTTTAGCAATGGAAAAGGTAATCACGGGGGACTATCAAGTTGAGGAAAGAACCATGATTGCAGTGCGAGTGTTTCGGGACAACGCACTGTTATGGGAAGCACTCTGTTTAAATGAAATGGTGATTCATCGGGAACCTCTCACCAGTATGTGCCACTTTGAAATTAAAGTGGGTAAACACGCACTGGTTGATGTTGCCGCAGATGGAGTAATTATTTCCACTCCTACTGGTTCTACGGCTTATGCTTTAAGTGCTGGTGGGCCAGTAATTACACCGGATGTGGAGGTATTACAGTTAGTTCCTATTTGTCCGCATTCGATGGCTTCTCGCGCCTTAGTATTTGCTAATACTGAGCCTGTGACAATTTTTCCTGTCAATTTAGAACGACTGGTGATGGTTGTGGATGGTAATGCAGGTTGTTATGTGTTGCCAACTGACCATGTTCAGGTAGAAAAGTCTCACTATCGCGCTCGGTTTATTCGTTTACAATCACCTGAGTTTTTCCGCATTTTACGCGAAAAATTAGGTTGGGGTTTGCCTCATGTTGCTAAACCTACTTCTGTGGAGTTGCCTTAG
- a CDS encoding TIR domain-containing protein, with the protein MTDIFISYSRKDKDFVKELHLRLIKLRRDVWVDWEDIPLTADWKEEIYRGIEGTDNFLFILSPDSIKSLYCTEELEYAIKNHKRLIPVVYREVNPQDVHPTLAALNWIFIRNEDDFHSNFEKLLEAIDTDLDYVRIHTRLLKRAIEWHSEKYDSSFLLRGKDLKTALEWLTDSQEQQPSPTFLHKQYIIRSNEAESKRQKRTVTAISFGMSITTILTILSFGLYQRAEELRLQAEKENLFALSKTSEALFVSEQKFDALVEAIRAGVKLKQSTWAIKEKPVQNLILTELQQAILWVIESNQIEGHIDSVQAVAWSPDGELIATASEDRTAKIWHRNGSLIATLEGHKGTIWAVDWSQDSQLIATASDDKTVKIWNRQGQLLTTLTGHTAPVYAVVFSRNNIIATGGQDQTVKLWNSEGKLLRTLQGQNSEVWWLTWTADGKKLATAGNDKLVRIWDLSNPKSLKPVFTLAGHTKEVNAVSFSPDGQILASASADKTVKLWNVSRKKPILLHTLSGHTEQVYAISFAPNGKTVATGSFDNTAKIWKIDGTLVKTLKGHKSEVYGVAWSPDSKMLITSSFDSSVKIWHLDKTVPKVISGHEDAVSAISFSSDGKNIVSASWDKTVKIWQPDGKLINTIKGHTGFVRRASFSPNGKMIATTSSDNLVKLWNQQGKELNTLIGHESLINSLAWSHDGKLIASASNDKAVKIWDVSGNKPLLLHTITAAHKAAVLDVAFSPDGKSLVTASADKLIKHWTVKGKLLATFVGHTDVVNSVSFSPDGQLIVSSSDDKTVKVWQIQGKLLRTMRGHSDRVWEAIFSPQEKLILPVAKTNKTTEKHLIIASASIDRTVKLWELDGTELVSLKGHKDGVISLSFSPDGKILASGGLDNNIILWNLQQVGTLDKLLVKGCRWIEDYLKSNPNVEKSDRQLCKSVFTSQS; encoded by the coding sequence ATGACTGACATTTTTATTTCCTATTCTCGGAAAGATAAGGACTTCGTTAAAGAATTACATCTCAGATTAATTAAACTACGCAGAGATGTTTGGGTAGATTGGGAAGATATTCCCTTAACAGCAGATTGGAAAGAGGAAATTTACCGAGGAATTGAAGGAACAGATAATTTTCTGTTTATCTTAAGCCCGGATTCTATTAAGTCTCTGTACTGTACTGAAGAGTTAGAATATGCGATTAAAAATCACAAAAGGTTAATCCCTGTAGTGTATCGGGAAGTTAACCCTCAAGATGTGCATCCCACATTAGCTGCACTCAACTGGATTTTTATTCGCAATGAAGATGATTTCCACAGTAACTTTGAAAAGTTGCTAGAAGCGATCGACACCGATCTAGATTATGTGCGAATTCATACTCGATTGTTGAAACGTGCGATCGAATGGCATAGCGAAAAATACGATTCTAGTTTCTTATTGCGCGGAAAAGATTTAAAAACCGCATTGGAATGGTTAACAGACAGTCAAGAACAACAACCATCACCAACATTTCTCCACAAACAATACATCATCCGCAGCAACGAAGCAGAAAGCAAACGCCAAAAAAGAACCGTCACAGCAATCAGTTTTGGTATGAGCATTACCACAATCCTCACAATATTATCTTTTGGCTTATATCAAAGAGCCGAAGAATTGCGCTTACAAGCCGAAAAAGAAAACTTATTCGCCCTCAGTAAAACTTCCGAAGCACTCTTTGTTTCCGAACAAAAATTTGATGCTTTAGTTGAAGCAATTAGAGCAGGTGTTAAGTTGAAACAAAGTACTTGGGCAATCAAAGAAAAACCAGTACAAAATTTGATTCTGACCGAACTTCAACAAGCAATATTGTGGGTAATAGAATCCAACCAAATCGAAGGACATATTGATAGCGTTCAAGCTGTAGCCTGGTCGCCAGATGGTGAATTAATAGCCACAGCTAGTGAAGACAGAACAGCAAAGATTTGGCATCGTAATGGTTCTTTAATAGCTACTTTAGAAGGACACAAAGGTACAATTTGGGCTGTAGATTGGTCTCAAGACAGCCAATTAATTGCTACAGCCAGTGATGATAAAACAGTGAAAATTTGGAATCGACAAGGCCAACTTCTCACTACTTTAACAGGACACACTGCACCAGTATATGCTGTAGTTTTTTCTCGCAATAATATTATTGCTACTGGTGGTCAAGATCAAACAGTAAAACTTTGGAATAGTGAAGGAAAACTATTGCGAACTTTGCAAGGACAAAATAGCGAAGTTTGGTGGTTAACATGGACTGCTGATGGTAAAAAATTAGCTACTGCTGGTAATGACAAATTAGTAAGAATCTGGGATTTATCGAATCCAAAATCACTTAAACCTGTCTTCACTTTAGCTGGGCATACAAAAGAAGTAAACGCAGTTAGCTTTTCACCAGATGGTCAAATTTTAGCCAGTGCTAGTGCTGATAAAACTGTCAAACTCTGGAATGTCAGCAGAAAAAAACCAATTTTACTTCATACTCTTTCTGGTCATACAGAACAAGTTTATGCTATTAGTTTTGCGCCTAACGGTAAAACTGTAGCTACTGGAAGTTTTGATAATACTGCCAAAATTTGGAAAATAGATGGCACATTAGTCAAGACTCTTAAAGGCCATAAAAGTGAAGTGTACGGTGTAGCTTGGTCTCCTGACAGTAAAATGTTAATTACTAGCAGTTTTGATAGTTCAGTAAAAATTTGGCACTTAGATAAAACAGTACCAAAAGTTATTTCTGGACATGAAGATGCGGTCAGTGCAATTAGTTTTAGCTCCGATGGCAAGAATATTGTTTCTGCCAGTTGGGATAAAACGGTGAAAATTTGGCAACCAGATGGTAAATTGATTAATACCATCAAAGGTCATACTGGATTTGTGCGGAGAGCCAGTTTTTCTCCCAATGGCAAAATGATTGCTACTACCAGTTCTGATAATTTAGTGAAACTGTGGAATCAGCAAGGAAAAGAGTTAAATACTTTGATTGGACATGAAAGTCTGATTAATAGTTTAGCTTGGTCACACGATGGAAAATTAATTGCTTCCGCCAGTAATGATAAAGCAGTAAAAATTTGGGATGTTTCTGGTAATAAACCTTTATTACTACATACTATTACTGCTGCTCATAAAGCTGCTGTTTTAGATGTAGCTTTTAGTCCCGATGGTAAGAGTTTAGTGACTGCTAGTGCGGATAAATTAATTAAACACTGGACTGTGAAGGGGAAACTCTTAGCTACATTTGTTGGGCATACTGATGTTGTTAATAGTGTAAGTTTTTCCCCAGATGGCCAATTAATTGTTTCTAGTAGTGATGACAAAACTGTGAAAGTTTGGCAGATTCAAGGGAAGTTGTTAAGGACTATGAGAGGGCATAGCGATCGCGTTTGGGAAGCAATTTTCAGCCCTCAAGAAAAACTAATCTTACCCGTTGCTAAAACCAATAAAACAACTGAAAAACACTTGATTATTGCTTCTGCAAGTATTGACAGAACTGTGAAACTTTGGGAACTCGATGGGACAGAATTAGTTTCGCTCAAAGGTCACAAAGATGGCGTAATTAGTTTAAGCTTTAGCCCCGATGGAAAAATCTTAGCTTCAGGAGGTTTAGACAACAATATAATCTTATGGAATTTACAGCAAGTCGGAACTTTGGACAAACTACTAGTCAAAGGTTGTCGTTGGATTGAAGACTACTTGAAGAGTAATCCAAACGTGGAAAAAAGCGATCGTCAATTGTGTAAAAGCGTATTCACATCTCAAAGCTAA
- a CDS encoding DUF4231 domain-containing protein: MRRKSNANEQMRQEMSLIIDSLGLPELQNHFMKARWLDQLLWLEKRANTFRDRFYQLRMATIVGGVIIPALVSLNISGKSGDALRWTTFGISQLVAISAAVEEFFRYGDRWRQYRNTAEGLKIEGWQFFQLSGPYRNSTTHSVAYTAFATRVEYIIRKDVSVYITEILEKKDRSDDKEQKEEKDKKEEKEVIISNGIKAGSL; this comes from the coding sequence ATGAGACGTAAATCGAATGCAAATGAGCAAATGAGACAAGAAATGTCTCTAATAATTGACAGTTTGGGATTACCTGAATTGCAAAATCATTTTATGAAAGCTCGGTGGTTAGATCAATTATTGTGGTTAGAAAAACGAGCAAATACTTTCCGCGATCGCTTTTATCAATTACGGATGGCAACAATTGTTGGAGGAGTAATCATTCCCGCATTAGTAAGTTTGAATATTAGCGGTAAATCTGGAGATGCTTTGCGCTGGACTACCTTTGGAATTAGTCAGTTAGTTGCGATTAGTGCAGCTGTGGAAGAATTTTTTCGCTATGGCGATCGCTGGCGACAATATCGCAATACCGCAGAAGGGTTAAAAATTGAAGGTTGGCAATTTTTTCAATTAAGCGGCCCTTATCGTAATTCTACAACTCACTCTGTTGCTTATACCGCTTTTGCCACTCGCGTCGAATACATCATCAGAAAAGATGTATCTGTTTATATTACCGAAATTCTGGAAAAGAAAGACCGGAGTGACGATAAAGAACAGAAAGAGGAGAAAGATAAAAAAGAAGAAAAAGAAGTCATCATTTCAAACGGTATCAAAGCTGGTTCTTTATAG
- a CDS encoding peptidoglycan-binding domain-containing protein: MKLQNLLEKNIKWEFSAINNDKELAKQIQTRLIDLGLLEGTADGEFGAISTLALKRFQQLTKTNEPEYIGTVTARHLIQVKPEDLPRPVLKLGNDLASRIVKYMLAKKYRVFTDPQYYNIVYVEGMNTNGSLNNDVPNHFNDIRTVIAFENGVPKIVGMWEATTEPGSKYTYRPMNPQGAARIHFGQYKAWSVGMHGTSNAHEALVQVAPVTVLRDRNKDFIRPGDRFDTGLFGINQHWGYDLPKYEIAGASAGCLVGRSTQGHREFMSIVKQDKRFLTTRGYVFISTIIPGNDLLKSFPA; the protein is encoded by the coding sequence ATGAAATTACAAAACTTGTTGGAAAAAAACATCAAGTGGGAATTCAGTGCTATTAATAACGACAAAGAATTAGCCAAACAAATCCAAACTCGCCTCATTGACTTAGGATTATTGGAAGGCACAGCAGACGGAGAATTTGGTGCAATTTCCACTTTAGCCTTAAAAAGATTTCAGCAGTTAACCAAAACTAACGAACCAGAATATATAGGAACGGTTACTGCCAGACATTTGATTCAAGTTAAACCCGAAGATTTACCGCGACCAGTATTAAAGTTAGGCAACGATTTAGCCAGTCGAATTGTAAAATATATGCTGGCGAAAAAATACAGAGTCTTTACAGATCCACAGTACTACAACATTGTTTATGTTGAAGGAATGAATACAAATGGATCGCTCAATAACGATGTTCCCAATCACTTCAATGATATTAGAACTGTAATTGCTTTTGAGAATGGAGTACCAAAGATAGTCGGAATGTGGGAAGCCACCACCGAACCAGGTTCTAAATATACTTATAGACCAATGAATCCTCAAGGTGCTGCCAGAATTCACTTTGGTCAATATAAAGCTTGGTCTGTTGGAATGCACGGTACTAGTAATGCTCATGAAGCTTTAGTGCAAGTTGCGCCTGTCACGGTTTTACGAGATAGAAACAAAGATTTTATCCGACCAGGCGATCGCTTTGACACAGGTTTATTCGGGATTAACCAACACTGGGGTTACGATTTACCAAAGTATGAAATTGCTGGTGCTAGCGCAGGTTGTTTAGTAGGCCGCAGTACCCAAGGACATCGGGAATTTATGTCGATTGTGAAGCAAGACAAACGCTTTTTAACCACCAGAGGATATGTCTTTATTTCAACAATAATTCCGGGAAATGATTTACTTAAAAGTTTTCCTGCTTAG
- a CDS encoding tetratricopeptide repeat protein: MRYIVREQVQNLMAMFAKVLHQSDSHPVIFYIWGERGVGKTTLLEHLEIKYENQACFVMLSLGNEGTNLTPLNLMDMIIHKLLKQLLNINVTQVNSFALLFSQYKQTLQELQLSQLNLKELLNFSISLDSSASKDYWQKNLQQHPLTKQQSELQELLLYPLEKITQAFTETLLQLSELPIVIILDDYDKLTEETKGWFGNYLVSHAVLRSHKLFFILTSTNPVNVDKKKYAYPIVYEHHLEEFNKEEIRIFVQEINVDLPTEIRQIYKLTKGLPYYLHCLLRKSKESEQIDFSYPYQSIIDLLLAKFPIQYKQLLYLLSCCRWFNRSIMRYLLEKTKADFSYLLEEEFAYFNWLKQCCFVELNQGKYYLNELVRHELRLLFWQEDPEEFYRINTALNNYFKQLADAEILSDMPITSQYENVQWCAYTIDSLYYSLFSRFSEYQVNLIAKIFELQFLGKICIVQKVINAIAWEAQLTEHPLLAYGVKKFIMAIKPVVDYGEILLESDVIDLAYLRNKGIQFAEIEVALKLCFQQIPELDGLAKFAAIFYKIKRCIPQERKELLQLLYIQGERITRSLETEFSRDLFLKLGNLADDLGYYEVAIASYEQVLKYAPNSTNAWYKRGLSLRQLGLFQEAVLSFNKAIELQGNDADIWYERGIALRKLKRYEEAIASYRQALELQPNKHEAWNNYGIALRKLGRLTEAVSSYDRALEIKPKDPVVWYNKGISLDELGHWDLAVASYDKALELQPKDYEAWYNRGIALRKLGQLEMALSSYEKALELNPEDAATWYNRGYVLDDLGRFVEAIASYDNALELEPEDSSTWYNRGLALRQLGRFAEAIGSYDKALELQPDKYQAWHNRGQILRQLGRFQEAIANYDVATELKPDYAIAWYNKACCYALQGNTELALLNLQRIVQLNAVQYLSKAKTDPDFDNIRANQQFQNFLVTNSK; this comes from the coding sequence TTGCGTTATATTGTGCGCGAACAAGTGCAAAATTTAATGGCTATGTTTGCCAAAGTTTTGCATCAATCAGATTCGCATCCAGTAATTTTTTATATTTGGGGTGAACGAGGAGTTGGCAAAACTACTCTATTGGAACACTTAGAGATTAAGTATGAAAATCAAGCTTGTTTTGTGATGCTTTCTTTGGGAAATGAGGGAACTAATCTAACGCCATTAAATTTAATGGATATGATTATTCATAAGTTATTGAAGCAGTTATTAAATATTAATGTTACCCAGGTTAATTCTTTTGCTCTACTTTTCAGTCAATATAAACAAACGCTGCAAGAATTACAATTATCTCAACTAAATTTAAAAGAATTACTAAATTTTTCTATTAGTTTAGATTCAAGCGCGAGTAAAGATTATTGGCAAAAAAATTTGCAACAACATCCGTTGACTAAACAACAATCTGAACTTCAAGAACTGTTACTTTATCCGTTAGAAAAAATCACTCAAGCATTTACGGAAACTTTGCTACAATTATCGGAATTACCTATAGTAATAATTTTGGATGATTACGATAAATTAACTGAAGAAACTAAGGGATGGTTTGGAAATTATTTAGTTAGTCATGCTGTTTTGCGATCGCACAAACTTTTTTTTATCTTAACTAGTACAAATCCTGTAAATGTAGACAAAAAAAAATATGCTTACCCTATAGTTTATGAGCATCATTTAGAAGAATTTAATAAAGAAGAAATTCGCATCTTCGTGCAAGAAATTAATGTGGATTTGCCAACAGAAATTCGCCAAATATATAAGTTAACTAAAGGTTTACCTTATTATCTTCATTGCTTGTTGAGAAAGAGTAAAGAAAGCGAACAAATAGATTTTTCTTATCCTTATCAATCAATTATCGATCTATTATTAGCAAAATTTCCAATTCAATACAAGCAATTACTTTATTTATTATCTTGTTGTCGATGGTTTAATCGTTCTATAATGCGCTATTTGCTAGAAAAGACAAAAGCGGATTTTTCCTATTTATTAGAAGAAGAGTTTGCATATTTTAATTGGTTAAAACAATGTTGTTTTGTTGAATTAAATCAAGGAAAATATTATTTAAACGAACTCGTCAGACATGAATTGCGATTGTTATTCTGGCAAGAAGATCCAGAAGAATTTTATCGAATAAATACAGCTTTGAATAATTATTTTAAACAATTGGCTGATGCGGAAATATTGTCAGATATGCCCATAACTAGTCAATATGAAAATGTACAATGGTGTGCTTATACTATTGATTCTTTATATTATAGTTTATTTTCACGTTTTTCAGAGTATCAAGTCAATTTAATTGCCAAAATATTTGAATTACAGTTTTTAGGAAAAATCTGTATTGTGCAAAAAGTGATAAATGCGATCGCTTGGGAAGCTCAATTAACAGAACATCCCCTACTAGCTTATGGAGTAAAAAAGTTTATTATGGCAATTAAACCAGTAGTAGATTATGGAGAAATTTTATTAGAATCTGATGTAATTGATTTAGCTTACTTGCGAAACAAAGGAATTCAATTTGCCGAAATAGAAGTAGCTTTAAAATTGTGTTTTCAGCAAATACCTGAATTAGATGGGTTAGCAAAATTTGCAGCTATTTTTTATAAAATAAAGCGTTGTATTCCTCAAGAAAGAAAAGAGTTGTTGCAATTGTTATATATTCAAGGAGAAAGAATTACCAGATCGTTGGAAACTGAATTTAGTCGAGATTTGTTTCTGAAATTAGGGAATTTAGCGGATGATTTAGGATATTATGAAGTTGCGATCGCTAGTTATGAACAAGTTCTAAAATATGCTCCTAATAGTACTAATGCGTGGTACAAAAGGGGTTTATCCCTGCGACAATTAGGACTTTTTCAGGAAGCGGTGCTAAGTTTTAATAAAGCCATAGAATTACAAGGGAATGATGCTGATATTTGGTATGAAAGAGGAATTGCACTACGAAAATTAAAGCGGTATGAAGAAGCGATCGCTAGTTATCGCCAAGCCTTAGAATTACAACCAAACAAACATGAAGCCTGGAATAATTATGGTATAGCATTACGAAAATTAGGACGGTTAACAGAAGCAGTTTCTAGTTACGATCGCGCTTTAGAAATTAAACCTAAAGATCCTGTAGTCTGGTACAATAAAGGGATATCTTTGGATGAATTAGGGCATTGGGATCTGGCGGTTGCCAGTTATGACAAAGCGCTAGAATTGCAACCCAAAGATTACGAAGCATGGTACAACCGAGGCATAGCATTGCGAAAGTTAGGGCAATTAGAAATGGCCTTATCTAGTTATGAAAAAGCTTTAGAATTAAATCCAGAAGATGCAGCAACTTGGTACAATCGGGGCTACGTTTTAGATGATTTGGGAAGATTTGTCGAAGCGATCGCTAGTTATGACAATGCTTTAGAATTAGAACCAGAAGATTCAAGTACCTGGTACAATCGAGGTTTAGCATTACGCCAATTAGGGCGGTTCGCAGAAGCGATCGGCAGTTATGACAAAGCATTGGAATTACAACCAGATAAGTACCAAGCTTGGCATAACCGAGGTCAAATTTTACGTCAACTAGGACGCTTTCAGGAGGCGATCGCCAATTATGATGTAGCTACTGAACTAAAACCAGATTATGCGATCGCTTGGTATAACAAAGCTTGTTGTTACGCATTACAAGGTAATACTGAGCTAGCATTGTTAAACTTACAACGAATTGTTCAGCTTAATGCTGTACAATATTTGTCAAAGGCAAAAACCGATCCAGATTTTGACAACATCCGGGCGAACCAGCAGTTTCAAAATTTTCTAGTTACTAACAGTAAATAA
- a CDS encoding NB-ARC domain-containing protein, translating to MTIEEALVVVDSILKPGYLNHVQELVLRQSWEGKTYPEIAASSAYDAEYVKNIGYQLWQSLSDKLGEKVTKSNFRSVIRRHKYSVVFPEASVESALGNTSVMLSVLTEEVVNSQTVNLKSSLLEEVATEKAWEKGRAGEREITLSAEVWPEPRLLDSYTFPLYSSSFHILRQDWEKAIDVADFFGRVGELAILQRWIVEEKCRLVALLGMGGIGKTALSLKLANKIAPNFEYLIWRSLSHAPTITEILSQLLQFLSPQSASMATIDEQIHVLIKVLEKHRCLVILDGVEAILASGNDGRQPAAGYYRPGYESYGVLFKRLGEECHQSCLLLTSREQPKELAFLAGKKVRSLQIKGLSYTNAQEIFKHTDNTVAPESLWQELIQMYQGNPLALKIAFTTIQELFDGNVAEFLCQNTAIFGSIRELLNQQFERLSELEKEIMYWLAAEPETVSLQELQQHIKGNYSTSLLIESLESLKRRCLIETKFGYFTQQSVVKEYIKNRLLPGRVEQETNVSSETVIKRLLQTKNTVINL from the coding sequence ATGACAATTGAAGAAGCCTTAGTGGTTGTTGATTCAATTCTAAAACCTGGTTACTTAAACCATGTTCAAGAGCTAGTCTTACGCCAGTCTTGGGAAGGGAAAACTTACCCAGAAATAGCGGCTAGTTCTGCTTATGATGCTGAGTATGTTAAGAATATCGGTTATCAATTGTGGCAATCTCTGTCGGATAAGTTGGGGGAAAAAGTCACAAAAAGTAACTTTCGCTCGGTAATCAGACGGCATAAATATTCTGTGGTGTTTCCTGAAGCAAGTGTGGAGAGTGCTTTGGGAAATACGAGCGTTATGTTGTCAGTGCTAACGGAGGAAGTTGTAAATTCGCAAACCGTAAATTTAAAATCTTCGTTGCTGGAGGAAGTTGCTACTGAGAAAGCTTGGGAAAAAGGACGAGCCGGAGAGCGGGAAATTACTCTTTCTGCTGAAGTGTGGCCTGAACCAAGGTTGCTGGATAGTTATACGTTCCCACTTTATTCTTCTTCGTTTCATATTTTACGCCAAGATTGGGAGAAAGCGATCGATGTGGCAGATTTTTTTGGTCGGGTAGGAGAGTTGGCGATTTTACAACGATGGATTGTGGAGGAAAAATGTCGTTTGGTAGCATTGTTAGGCATGGGAGGAATTGGGAAAACTGCTTTATCTTTAAAGTTAGCTAACAAAATTGCGCCTAATTTTGAGTATTTGATTTGGCGATCGCTCAGTCATGCTCCAACAATTACAGAAATTTTATCTCAATTGTTGCAATTTTTATCGCCGCAATCAGCGAGCATGGCGACTATAGATGAGCAAATTCATGTCTTAATAAAAGTTTTGGAAAAACATCGTTGCTTGGTAATTTTGGACGGTGTAGAAGCTATATTAGCAAGTGGAAATGATGGGCGACAACCTGCGGCTGGTTATTATCGCCCAGGTTATGAAAGTTATGGGGTTTTGTTTAAACGTTTGGGGGAAGAATGCCATCAAAGTTGTTTGTTGTTAACCAGTCGGGAACAACCAAAGGAGTTGGCTTTTTTGGCTGGTAAAAAAGTGCGATCGCTTCAAATTAAAGGTTTATCATATACCAATGCTCAAGAAATATTTAAACACACAGATAACACTGTGGCACCGGAAAGTCTTTGGCAAGAACTGATTCAAATGTATCAGGGTAATCCTTTAGCTTTAAAGATTGCTTTTACTACTATTCAAGAACTATTTGATGGTAATGTAGCTGAGTTTTTATGCCAAAATACAGCGATTTTTGGTAGTATTAGGGAATTATTAAATCAACAATTTGAACGATTGTCGGAGTTGGAGAAAGAGATTATGTATTGGCTAGCAGCAGAGCCAGAAACAGTTTCACTACAAGAGTTACAGCAACACATTAAAGGTAATTATTCAACTTCTTTGTTAATAGAATCACTGGAATCTTTAAAACGTCGTTGTTTAATTGAAACTAAATTTGGTTATTTTACTCAACAGTCAGTTGTGAAAGAATATATCAAAAATCGCTTGCTCCCTGGTAGAGTTGAGCAAGAAACTAATGTTTCATCGGAAACTGTAATTAAGCGGTTGCTACAAACTAAAAATACGGTGATTAATCTTTAG